The following proteins come from a genomic window of bacterium:
- the rplU gene encoding 50S ribosomal protein L21 gives MYAVIETGSKQYKVEEGDIIDIELIGKKAGEKVDFEKILLVADKNDVKVGTPLVKDAKVTGEILAEKKGRKLIAFFYRRRKDSKRKVGHRQKCLSVKISEISAK, from the coding sequence ATGTACGCGGTAATTGAGACTGGAAGCAAGCAGTATAAAGTTGAAGAAGGCGACATCATTGATATCGAGCTTATCGGGAAGAAAGCAGGGGAAAAAGTTGATTTTGAAAAGATTCTTCTTGTTGCTGATAAAAATGATGTGAAAGTCGGGACGCCTCTGGTAAAGGATGCTAAAGTTACCGGTGAAATTTTAGCTGAGAAAAAAGGCCGAAAACTGATTGCTTTTTTCTACCGGAGAAGGAAAGATTCAAAAAGAAAAGTGGGACACAGGCAAAAGTGCCTTAGTGTTAAAATTTCTGAGATTTCCGCGAAATAG
- the rpmA gene encoding 50S ribosomal protein L27, with the protein MAHKKGMGSTRNGRDSISKRLGVKMYGGQQIKCGNIILRQRGTKFKPGVNVGRGSDDTLFARVDGVVHFNKRIVSVLPSSSK; encoded by the coding sequence ATGGCGCATAAAAAGGGAATGGGAAGCACCAGGAACGGGCGCGACAGCATATCTAAGCGTCTGGGCGTAAAAATGTATGGCGGGCAACAGATAAAGTGCGGGAATATTATCCTGCGCCAAAGAGGGACAAAATTCAAGCCCGGAGTCAATGTTGGACGCGGAAGCGACGATACATTATTTGCCAGGGTTGACGGTGTAGTGCATTTTAACAAAAGAATTGTGAGTGTATTACCTTCGAGCAGTAAATAA